A window from Azoarcus sp. DD4 encodes these proteins:
- a CDS encoding DsbE family thiol:disulfide interchange protein, whose protein sequence is MKAKFLVPLVLFLVLAGFLGLGLALNPRLVPSPLIDKPAPEFRLPQLENPDSYISLADMRGKVWLLNVWASWCAACLQEHPVLLDLARQQVVPIVGLNYKDGRDDSTGWLRKHGDPYTTSVMDADGRVGIDYGVYGVPETFLIDQAGMIRYKHIGPVTPEAVRDLILPKIAELKRAG, encoded by the coding sequence ATGAAAGCCAAGTTTCTCGTTCCCCTGGTGCTGTTCCTAGTGCTAGCTGGCTTTCTCGGGTTAGGCCTCGCCCTGAACCCGCGTCTAGTCCCTTCGCCGCTCATCGACAAGCCGGCGCCCGAGTTTCGCCTGCCGCAACTTGAAAACCCTGACAGTTACATCAGCCTTGCCGACATGCGCGGAAAAGTTTGGCTCCTTAACGTCTGGGCGTCCTGGTGTGCAGCCTGTCTGCAAGAGCACCCGGTGCTGCTCGACCTGGCGCGCCAACAGGTCGTGCCGATCGTTGGGCTTAACTACAAGGACGGCCGCGACGACTCCACCGGCTGGTTGCGTAAGCACGGAGATCCGTACACGACGTCGGTAATGGATGCCGACGGGCGTGTGGGCATCGACTATGGCGTATATGGCGTGCCCGAAACCTTTCTCATCGACCAGGCGGGCATGATCCGTTACAAGCACATCGGCCCTGTGACGCCCGAGGCGGTGCGCGATCTGATCCTGCCCAAGATTGCGGAGTTGAAGCGTGCGGGTTGA
- a CDS encoding site-specific integrase: MAKIKLTKTAVETAQPQAQDIELRDTVVPGFLCKITPAGRRVFMLQYRTNAGERRKPALGLFGELTVEQARVMAQDWLAEVRRGGDPGGAKAEARKAPTVEALCQKFMEDYSKKRNKPSTRRGYQAVIDRCIVPLLGRKKVQDVKRPDVAGLMEKLAYKPAEANNTFGVLRKMFNLAEVWGYRPDGTNPCRHVPMFPPGKETRLIVDDELALIFRHLEKLEAEGLENYVIPLAIRLQFEFAGRRSEICTLEWKWVDLENRRVVWPDSKTGGLSKPMSAEAYRLLATAPRREGCPYVLPSPNDPDKHLTFGEHYGGWCRVLKATGVAHVGTHGIRHRSTTDIANSGVPTKVGMKLTGHKTVAMFMHYVHTEDKPVRDAAELVASRRQAITGARQPAEATA, translated from the coding sequence GTGGCCAAGATCAAGCTCACCAAGACCGCCGTGGAGACGGCGCAACCCCAGGCGCAGGACATCGAACTGCGGGACACCGTGGTGCCCGGCTTCCTGTGCAAGATTACCCCGGCGGGCCGCCGGGTATTCATGCTCCAGTACCGCACGAACGCGGGCGAGCGTCGCAAACCTGCCTTGGGCCTGTTCGGGGAACTGACCGTCGAGCAGGCCCGCGTCATGGCGCAGGACTGGCTGGCTGAAGTTCGCCGGGGCGGCGATCCCGGCGGCGCCAAGGCCGAGGCGCGCAAGGCGCCCACGGTGGAGGCGCTGTGCCAGAAGTTCATGGAGGACTACTCCAAGAAGCGCAACAAGCCCAGCACGCGGCGCGGCTACCAGGCCGTTATTGATCGCTGCATTGTTCCGCTGCTCGGGCGCAAGAAGGTGCAGGACGTGAAGCGGCCTGACGTTGCCGGGCTGATGGAGAAGTTGGCCTACAAACCCGCCGAGGCGAACAACACATTCGGCGTGCTGCGCAAGATGTTCAACCTGGCCGAGGTGTGGGGCTACCGCCCCGACGGCACGAACCCGTGCCGCCACGTTCCGATGTTCCCGCCCGGCAAGGAAACCCGGCTCATCGTGGACGACGAACTGGCGCTGATCTTCCGCCATCTGGAGAAATTGGAGGCGGAAGGACTGGAGAACTACGTCATTCCGCTGGCGATTCGCCTGCAATTCGAGTTCGCGGGCCGCCGCTCCGAAATCTGCACCCTCGAATGGAAGTGGGTTGATTTGGAGAACCGGCGCGTGGTGTGGCCGGACAGCAAGACCGGTGGCCTCTCCAAGCCCATGAGCGCGGAAGCCTATCGGCTGCTTGCGACGGCACCACGCCGGGAAGGCTGCCCTTACGTCCTGCCGTCGCCCAACGACCCGGACAAGCATTTGACCTTTGGCGAGCACTACGGTGGCTGGTGCCGGGTGCTCAAGGCCACGGGCGTGGCTCATGTCGGCACACACGGTATCCGCCACCGATCGACGACCGACATTGCCAATTCGGGCGTGCCGACCAAGGTGGGCATGAAGCTGACAGGCCACAAGACCGTGGCGATGTTCATGCACTATGTCCACACCGAGGACAAGCCAGTGCGCGATGCGGCCGAGCTGGTGGCCAGCCGGCGGCAGGCCATCACGGGTGCGCGCCAGCCTGCGGAGGCGACAGCATGA
- a CDS encoding YhcG family protein, with protein sequence MNSTKSPAVAAKAAALPAGYAGIHGGIVELLDAARRATARSVNALMTASYWEIGRRIVEAEQQGKRRAGYGEQLIERLSADLTAQFGRGFSRPNLQQMRSFFLTRPIRQTVSSESSLAPSQGHFLLAQGRPGRLDELAHVFPLPWSAYVRLLMVKDDHARQFYEAEALRGGWSVRQLDRQIGSQFYERTALSKNKAAMLVKSAVPKPDDAVTVDDAIKDPLVLEFLDLKDEYSESDLEQALIRRLEDFLLELGDGFTFVGRQRRLRIDQTWYRVDLLFFHRRLRCLVIIDLKLGALTHADVGQMHLYCNYAKEHWTFPEENPPVGLILCADKGHALARYALEGLPNKVMAANYKMVLPDAEVLQKELENTRRLIESRVTVPPKKRKQ encoded by the coding sequence ATGAACAGCACAAAATCGCCCGCAGTGGCGGCCAAGGCTGCCGCCTTGCCTGCCGGCTACGCCGGCATCCACGGCGGCATCGTAGAACTGCTTGACGCTGCACGCCGTGCAACAGCGCGCAGCGTCAATGCGCTGATGACGGCCAGCTATTGGGAAATCGGCCGCCGCATCGTGGAGGCCGAGCAGCAGGGCAAGCGCCGCGCAGGGTACGGCGAGCAGTTGATCGAACGGCTGTCTGCCGACTTGACTGCGCAGTTCGGGCGTGGGTTCAGCCGCCCGAACTTGCAGCAGATGCGGTCGTTCTTCCTGACCCGGCCAATTCGCCAGACAGTGTCTAGCGAATCTTCTCTAGCGCCGTCGCAAGGGCATTTCCTGCTGGCGCAGGGCCGCCCTGGGCGGCTGGACGAACTGGCCCATGTCTTCCCCTTGCCGTGGTCGGCCTATGTGCGGCTGCTGATGGTCAAGGACGACCACGCGCGCCAGTTCTACGAAGCCGAAGCCCTGCGCGGCGGCTGGAGCGTGCGCCAGCTCGACCGGCAGATCGGCAGCCAGTTCTACGAGCGCACGGCGCTGTCGAAGAACAAGGCGGCGATGCTGGTCAAGAGCGCCGTGCCGAAGCCGGATGATGCCGTGACGGTCGATGATGCGATCAAAGACCCGCTCGTGCTGGAGTTCCTTGATCTCAAGGACGAGTATTCGGAATCCGATCTCGAACAAGCCTTGATTCGACGGCTGGAAGATTTCCTGCTGGAGTTGGGCGACGGCTTCACCTTCGTCGGGCGGCAGCGCCGCTTGCGCATCGACCAGACGTGGTATCGCGTCGATCTGCTGTTTTTCCATCGGCGCTTGCGCTGCCTGGTCATCATCGACTTGAAGCTCGGTGCTTTGACCCATGCTGATGTGGGCCAGATGCACTTGTATTGCAACTATGCGAAGGAACACTGGACGTTCCCCGAGGAAAATCCGCCCGTGGGCCTGATTCTCTGCGCCGACAAGGGGCACGCCTTGGCGCGGTACGCGCTGGAAGGCTTGCCCAACAAGGTGATGGCGGCGAACTACAAGATGGTGCTGCCGGATGCCGAGGTGCTGCAAAAGGAACTGGAGAACACGCGGCGGCTGATCGAATCTCGCGTGACGGTGCCTCCCAAGAAGCGCAAGCAATAA
- a CDS encoding ATPase: protein MNDKSHVSLEQHVCLVCGTAFDTGAILLDKRLRASMERHTATGWGLCPKHQKLADDGFVALVECDPQRSGSQAGGRMKPEQAYRTGRLAHLRRTVFARMFNVPIADEQACVFVEPGVIEQLQSMTAPAAS, encoded by the coding sequence ATGAACGACAAATCACACGTTTCACTCGAACAGCATGTTTGCCTCGTTTGCGGCACGGCGTTCGATACCGGCGCCATCCTGCTGGACAAGCGCCTGCGCGCGAGCATGGAGCGCCATACGGCGACCGGCTGGGGCCTGTGCCCCAAGCATCAGAAGCTGGCCGACGATGGCTTTGTGGCGCTGGTCGAATGCGATCCGCAGCGCAGCGGTTCGCAGGCCGGCGGGCGCATGAAGCCCGAGCAGGCGTATCGGACGGGCCGACTGGCCCATCTGCGGCGCACGGTGTTCGCGCGGATGTTCAACGTACCGATCGCGGACGAGCAGGCTTGCGTGTTCGTTGAGCCTGGCGTGATCGAGCAGTTGCAGTCGATGACGGCGCCGGCGGCGAGCTGA
- a CDS encoding DUF932 domain-containing protein, with the protein MQLASRFASRSPSLRSDCPLSDDQIRRVAPSIFADAPHQSRSERYAYIPTAAVLTELRKEGFQPFMVTQTRVRDEGKREHTKHMLRLRHASQINGAEANEIVLLNSHDGTSSYQMLAGMFRFVCSNGLVCGDTVADVRVPHKGDVAGSVIEGAFEVLSGFERVKESRDAMRAITLDEGEAEVFARSALALKYDPTDNKPAPITESQILMPRRFDDRRPDLWSVFNRTQENLTKGGLHGRSANGRRQQTRPVQGIDSDVRLNRALWMLADGLRQLKA; encoded by the coding sequence ATGCAACTCGCATCCCGTTTCGCTTCCCGTTCCCCTTCGCTGCGCAGCGACTGCCCGCTGTCCGATGACCAGATTCGCAGGGTAGCCCCGTCCATCTTCGCGGATGCCCCGCACCAAAGCCGCTCCGAGCGGTACGCCTATATCCCCACGGCGGCAGTTCTGACCGAGCTTCGCAAGGAGGGGTTTCAACCCTTCATGGTGACGCAGACCCGCGTGCGCGATGAAGGCAAGCGCGAGCACACCAAGCACATGCTGCGCCTGCGCCATGCCAGCCAGATCAACGGCGCGGAGGCTAACGAAATCGTGCTGCTGAACTCCCATGATGGCACCAGCAGCTATCAGATGCTGGCCGGAATGTTCCGGTTCGTGTGCAGCAATGGCCTTGTGTGCGGCGACACCGTGGCGGACGTGCGCGTACCCCATAAGGGCGACGTGGCCGGTTCCGTCATCGAAGGCGCTTTCGAGGTGTTGAGCGGCTTCGAGCGGGTGAAGGAATCCCGCGATGCCATGCGCGCTATCACGCTGGATGAAGGCGAAGCCGAAGTGTTCGCCCGTTCCGCGCTGGCCCTCAAGTACGACCCCACGGACAACAAGCCCGCGCCCATCACGGAGTCGCAAATCCTGATGCCGCGCCGGTTTGATGACCGACGCCCCGACCTGTGGAGCGTGTTCAACCGCACGCAGGAGAACTTGACCAAGGGCGGATTGCATGGCCGCAGCGCCAACGGACGCCGCCAGCAGACCCGACCCGTGCAGGGCATTGATTCCGATGTGCGCCTGAATCGCGCCCTCTGGATGTTGGCCGATGGCCTGCGCCAGTTGAAAGCCTGA
- a CDS encoding ParB/RepB/Spo0J family partition protein, with protein sequence MNAITQTEARAVNTAAAIPLEAADPTKNLILVPLSRLVLRPAGRNVRKTPRMSIPELAASIQRVGLLQNLIVIASADGEHYEVVAGGRRLAALKLLAKKHRIAKDWEVPCLLVADGTARTASLTENVQREAMHPADQFEAFAALVAEGRPIEDIAADFSVTPLVVQRRLKLANVSPRLMADYRADAVTLDQLMALAITDDHAAQEAAFYDAPQWQRHPSHLRERLTEREIDACRHPLVRFVGLDSYEAAGGGVRRDLFAEDDAGVYLTDAALLERLAQDKLAGIAATVRAEGWAWVDATPGVTHADLHAFQRAPRERREPNKREAARIEKLQARMHQLAEAVDAALDADDEDKADADALQEEGEAVGEQLQALEDGLQDYGANVKAAAGAIVTIDRNGEAVIHRGLMREAEAKALRTLEKLRQGFSDPDAANDDEGEDGDDDRQPKTAAMSDRLAQRLSAHRTAALQIEVARHPQAALAAVVHGMVQTALQESRYGRSRDSLPLGVGLKVQDRLEGMAPDWPGSPAAVALRELQQVAGEALPDDSAELFAVLLTKPQDELVKLLAVCVASTVDVVTPRATPHQPGEELAQAVGLDMAAWWQPTAEGYFKHVSKAVILEAVGEFAPESVTRLGKLKKADIASEAERLADGTGWMPAIFKAAGPQQAVQESAQEEGPEQDAPEDAEAMADETAEALAA encoded by the coding sequence ATGAACGCCATCACCCAAACCGAAGCCCGCGCCGTCAATACCGCCGCAGCTATTCCGCTGGAAGCTGCCGACCCGACCAAGAACCTGATTCTGGTTCCGCTGTCGCGGCTGGTGCTGCGCCCCGCTGGCCGCAACGTGCGCAAGACCCCGCGCATGTCCATTCCCGAACTGGCCGCATCCATCCAGCGTGTGGGTCTGCTGCAAAACCTGATCGTGATCGCATCCGCCGATGGCGAGCATTACGAAGTTGTGGCCGGTGGCCGTCGCCTCGCCGCGTTGAAGCTGCTGGCGAAGAAACACCGCATCGCCAAGGATTGGGAGGTGCCTTGCCTGCTGGTGGCCGATGGCACGGCCCGCACGGCCAGCCTCACCGAGAACGTGCAGCGCGAAGCCATGCACCCGGCAGACCAGTTTGAAGCCTTCGCGGCGCTGGTGGCCGAAGGCCGACCCATCGAGGACATTGCGGCGGATTTCTCCGTTACGCCGCTGGTGGTGCAGCGCCGTTTGAAGCTGGCGAATGTCTCGCCGCGCCTGATGGCCGACTACCGGGCCGATGCCGTCACGCTCGATCAGTTGATGGCCCTTGCCATCACCGATGACCACGCCGCGCAGGAAGCCGCGTTCTACGATGCACCGCAGTGGCAGCGCCACCCATCCCACTTGCGCGAACGCCTGACCGAAAGGGAAATCGACGCCTGCCGGCATCCGCTGGTGCGCTTTGTCGGGCTGGACAGCTACGAGGCCGCAGGCGGTGGCGTGCGCCGTGACCTGTTCGCGGAAGATGATGCGGGTGTGTATCTGACCGATGCCGCGCTGCTGGAACGGCTGGCGCAAGACAAGCTGGCGGGCATCGCCGCCACTGTCCGCGCCGAGGGTTGGGCCTGGGTGGATGCCACGCCGGGCGTGACCCATGCCGACCTGCACGCTTTCCAGCGTGCGCCGAGAGAGCGGCGCGAGCCGAACAAGCGCGAAGCCGCACGCATCGAGAAGCTGCAAGCCCGGATGCACCAACTGGCCGAAGCCGTGGATGCCGCGCTGGACGCCGACGACGAGGACAAGGCCGACGCCGACGCCTTGCAGGAGGAAGGCGAAGCCGTGGGCGAACAGTTGCAGGCGCTGGAAGATGGCTTGCAGGACTACGGCGCGAACGTGAAGGCCGCAGCCGGTGCCATCGTCACCATCGACCGCAACGGCGAGGCCGTGATTCATCGCGGCCTGATGCGCGAGGCCGAAGCCAAGGCGCTGCGCACGCTGGAAAAGCTGCGCCAGGGTTTCAGCGACCCGGACGCCGCGAACGATGACGAGGGCGAGGACGGAGACGACGACAGGCAGCCCAAGACCGCCGCCATGTCCGACCGGCTGGCGCAACGCTTGAGCGCCCACCGCACCGCCGCGCTGCAAATCGAAGTCGCACGGCATCCGCAAGCTGCGCTGGCAGCTGTGGTGCATGGCATGGTGCAGACCGCCTTGCAGGAAAGCCGCTACGGCCGCAGCCGTGATTCTCTGCCGCTGGGCGTCGGCCTGAAAGTGCAAGACCGGCTGGAAGGCATGGCCCCGGACTGGCCGGGATCGCCTGCCGCCGTGGCGCTGCGCGAACTGCAACAGGTAGCGGGCGAAGCCTTGCCGGACGACAGCGCCGAATTGTTCGCCGTGCTGCTGACGAAGCCGCAAGACGAGCTGGTCAAGCTGCTGGCCGTGTGCGTGGCTTCCACGGTGGACGTGGTGACGCCTCGCGCCACGCCGCACCAGCCCGGCGAAGAACTGGCGCAGGCCGTGGGCCTCGACATGGCCGCATGGTGGCAGCCGACCGCCGAAGGCTACTTCAAGCATGTTTCCAAGGCCGTGATTCTGGAGGCCGTGGGCGAGTTCGCGCCGGAATCCGTCACCCGGCTGGGTAAGCTCAAGAAGGCCGACATTGCCAGCGAAGCCGAGCGGCTGGCCGATGGCACGGGCTGGATGCCTGCCATCTTCAAGGCCGCAGGCCCGCAGCAGGCAGTGCAGGAAAGCGCGCAGGAGGAAGGCCCGGAGCAGGACGCCCCGGAGGATGCCGAGGCAATGGCGGATGAAACCGCCGAGGCGCTGGCCGCTTGA
- a CDS encoding DUF1232 domain-containing protein: MKPNSRNITPPPSLWLGRRRCRHRGGARCQYVPIGSIGYFCYATLSGMSISTTMKTWAKRIKRDGVTLWFAGKHPRTPWYAKALGLFVVAYALSPIDLIPDFIPVLGYLDDVILLPVLIWLTVKLLPSEVLAECRVQADEWMRTEGAKPRSRFGAVMILMLWLAMGVALWLWLKPHL; this comes from the coding sequence TTGAAGCCGAACAGCCGGAACATCACGCCGCCGCCCTCGCTCTGGCTCGGGCGGCGGCGTTGCAGGCATCGCGGTGGTGCGCGATGCCAGTATGTGCCGATCGGGTCAATCGGCTATTTCTGCTATGCCACACTTTCCGGCATGAGTATCAGCACCACCATGAAGACTTGGGCCAAGCGCATCAAACGCGATGGCGTGACGCTGTGGTTTGCCGGCAAGCATCCCCGCACGCCTTGGTATGCCAAGGCGCTGGGGTTGTTCGTGGTGGCCTATGCCCTGAGTCCCATCGACCTAATTCCAGACTTCATCCCGGTGCTGGGCTATCTGGACGATGTGATTCTGTTGCCCGTGCTGATCTGGCTGACCGTGAAGCTGTTGCCGTCCGAGGTGCTGGCGGAGTGCCGTGTGCAGGCCGATGAATGGATGCGAACAGAAGGGGCCAAGCCAAGGAGCCGATTCGGGGCCGTGATGATCTTGATGCTGTGGCTGGCGATGGGGGTGGCGTTGTGGCTCTGGCTCAAGCCGCATCTGTAG
- a CDS encoding DUF736 domain-containing protein, translating to MANIGTFTADKDGFTGTLRTLTLNVKVKLVPNDKGDNEKAPDFRLQAASHDIGAAWKKTSEAGREYISVTLDDPSFPATVYARLIEDEDGTHDLIWSRSKPQAA from the coding sequence ATGGCCAACATCGGCACCTTCACCGCAGACAAAGACGGCTTCACCGGCACGCTTCGCACCCTGACGCTCAACGTCAAGGTCAAGCTGGTGCCCAACGACAAGGGCGACAACGAGAAGGCCCCTGACTTCCGCCTGCAGGCCGCCAGCCACGACATCGGCGCGGCGTGGAAGAAGACCAGCGAGGCCGGGCGGGAGTACATCTCCGTGACCCTCGACGATCCTTCGTTCCCGGCCACGGTCTACGCCCGCCTGATCGAAGACGAGGACGGCACGCACGACCTGATCTGGTCGCGCAGCAAGCCCCAGGCGGCCTGA
- a CDS encoding helix-turn-helix domain-containing protein has protein sequence MQKRSIQRGRPAGATTFDAELAQAFGAAVRALRTERGIAQESLAHLAGIERSHMGKVERGEHMPTLAIIFKIASALECSTAVLMSKAEELLAVAQA, from the coding sequence ATGCAGAAGCGATCCATCCAGCGCGGCCGGCCAGCGGGCGCCACCACCTTCGATGCCGAACTGGCGCAAGCCTTCGGCGCGGCGGTGCGCGCGTTGCGGACGGAGCGCGGCATCGCGCAGGAGTCGCTGGCGCACCTCGCGGGCATCGAGCGTTCGCACATGGGCAAGGTCGAGCGTGGCGAGCACATGCCCACGCTGGCGATCATCTTCAAGATCGCCAGCGCACTCGAATGCAGCACGGCAGTGCTGATGAGCAAGGCCGAAGAACTGCTGGCGGTAGCCCAGGCATAG
- a CDS encoding DUF2958 domain-containing protein, whose protein sequence is MNAPLVTDAQRAALLENGRRAAAGEPHDPLPVVRLFTPDAHAIWLLASLDPADDDTATGIMDVGIGMPELGRIKLSDLASIVGPNKQPVMRDLYFQAVRPLSEYLRLAQENGSIVD, encoded by the coding sequence ATGAACGCTCCCCTCGTCACCGATGCGCAGCGCGCCGCGCTGCTGGAGAACGGGCGGCGGGCCGCCGCCGGTGAACCGCACGACCCGTTGCCGGTCGTGCGGCTGTTCACCCCCGACGCGCACGCCATCTGGCTGCTGGCCTCGCTCGATCCTGCCGATGACGATACGGCGACCGGCATCATGGACGTGGGCATTGGTATGCCAGAGCTGGGCCGCATCAAGCTGTCCGACCTGGCCTCCATCGTCGGCCCGAACAAACAGCCCGTGATGCGGGATTTGTATTTCCAGGCAGTGCGCCCGTTGTCGGAATACCTGCGGCTGGCCCAGGAGAACGGTTCCATCGTTGATTGA
- a CDS encoding DUF2285 domain-containing protein: MVSPHHFAHWYPTAAYLYVLGLDTLALAWEYLRRHPDYRLDWLRRARRSDAGHRWGLRLLEDPALDARDAHPAWLPGHTGVVQLYPDADPPPDAAAFDFWNIPGHKHLLHDGKRLALIARSPGQCLRFALAPGLEDGMAVAYAHHGGAAAPARGHAPGAALADARPRPSHSALLELHTLQALDAALTGASLRDVAEGLFGVDAAAGWYSDGGLRSKVRRLTRRGDALMRGGYRRLAQLAPLEKGRFEGHAKRP; this comes from the coding sequence ATGGTCAGCCCTCACCATTTCGCGCACTGGTATCCCACGGCCGCTTACCTCTACGTCCTGGGGCTGGACACGCTCGCACTGGCCTGGGAGTACCTGCGCCGCCATCCTGATTACCGGCTCGACTGGCTGCGCCGTGCGCGTCGCTCTGATGCTGGGCATCGCTGGGGCTTGCGCCTGCTGGAAGACCCGGCGCTGGATGCGCGTGACGCGCACCCGGCCTGGCTGCCCGGCCACACTGGTGTGGTGCAGCTCTACCCTGATGCTGATCCGCCGCCCGACGCCGCCGCATTCGACTTCTGGAACATCCCCGGCCACAAACACCTGCTCCACGACGGCAAGCGACTGGCGCTGATCGCGCGCAGCCCCGGCCAGTGCCTGCGCTTCGCGCTGGCGCCCGGCCTGGAGGACGGCATGGCTGTCGCCTATGCCCATCACGGCGGTGCTGCCGCACCTGCACGCGGCCATGCGCCCGGTGCGGCGCTGGCCGATGCGCGGCCCCGGCCATCGCATTCGGCCTTGCTGGAACTGCACACCTTGCAGGCGCTCGACGCGGCCCTGACGGGCGCGTCCTTGCGCGACGTGGCCGAAGGTTTGTTCGGCGTGGATGCCGCGGCTGGTTGGTACAGCGACGGCGGCCTGCGCTCCAAGGTGCGCCGCCTGACGCGGCGCGGCGATGCGCTGATGCGCGGCGGCTATCGCCGCCTAGCACAGCTTGCTCCGCTTGAGAAGGGTCGTTTTGAAGGCCACGCAAAACGACCCTGA
- a CDS encoding AlpA family transcriptional regulator, with protein sequence MRPAPLRPAAAPATTSTATAQPQRYLTNDEAADYLRLSPRTLEKQRVLGGGPKFRKFGRRVMYAVADLDAWAAERSYETTSDPEYAEQHSADSRAR encoded by the coding sequence ATGCGTCCCGCTCCCTTGCGGCCTGCCGCCGCTCCCGCAACCACCTCGACCGCTACCGCGCAACCGCAGCGTTATCTCACCAACGACGAAGCTGCCGACTACCTGCGGCTGTCGCCGCGCACACTGGAAAAGCAGCGCGTGCTGGGTGGCGGCCCCAAGTTCCGCAAGTTCGGCCGCCGCGTCATGTACGCCGTGGCCGACCTCGATGCCTGGGCCGCCGAGCGCAGCTACGAAACTACGTCCGATCCCGAATACGCCGAGCAGCACTCGGCGGACAGCCGTGCGCGCTGA
- a CDS encoding replication initiator protein A yields the protein MSSPALPSRQRPVPEREQLDLFRALPGDMAPRDSQDLMAFPFFSLAKSRRVAPIDFQASGVTIRVEGTQEHGIATIWDADILIWAASQIVEARDAGLRPSRLMQATPYEILRFIGRGTSLRDYQRLKAALDRLQSTTVATSIRETTGRRLHRFSWINEWKELADAKGTPLGLELILPDWFYAGVMDAALVLTIDPAYFRLTGGIERWLYRLVRKHGGRQPGGWQFDFQHLYRKSGSVARYYDFAADLRALVARQALPGYRLGIEYLSTAAAPLLTFRPVPPTARG from the coding sequence ATGTCCAGCCCTGCGCTGCCGTCCCGGCAGCGGCCCGTGCCAGAGCGCGAACAGCTCGACCTGTTCCGCGCCCTGCCGGGCGACATGGCACCGCGCGACAGCCAGGACTTGATGGCCTTTCCGTTCTTCTCGCTGGCGAAGTCGCGGCGCGTAGCGCCTATCGACTTCCAAGCCAGTGGGGTGACGATCCGCGTGGAGGGTACACAGGAGCACGGCATCGCCACGATCTGGGATGCGGACATCCTGATCTGGGCTGCGAGCCAGATTGTGGAAGCGCGCGACGCGGGCCTGCGCCCGTCGCGGCTGATGCAGGCCACACCCTACGAGATCCTGCGCTTCATCGGGCGCGGTACGTCGCTGCGCGATTACCAGCGTCTCAAGGCCGCGCTGGATCGGCTGCAGTCGACCACGGTGGCCACATCCATTCGGGAGACCACAGGAAGGCGGCTGCACCGCTTCTCGTGGATCAACGAGTGGAAGGAACTGGCCGATGCCAAGGGCACGCCCTTGGGGCTGGAGCTGATCCTGCCAGACTGGTTCTATGCCGGCGTGATGGATGCCGCCCTGGTGCTGACCATCGACCCAGCGTATTTCCGGCTCACGGGCGGCATCGAGCGGTGGCTGTACCGGCTGGTGCGAAAGCACGGTGGGCGACAGCCGGGGGGCTGGCAATTCGACTTCCAGCACCTGTACCGCAAATCGGGCAGCGTGGCGCGGTACTACGACTTCGCCGCCGACCTGCGGGCGCTGGTGGCTCGGCAAGCCTTGCCCGGCTATCGCCTGGGCATCGAATACCTCAGCACTGCTGCCGCGCCGCTGCTGACGTTTCGGCCCGTGCCGCCCACGGCACGGGGATAA
- the parA gene encoding ParA family partition ATPase codes for MIVALLNQKGGVGKTTLATHIAGELAMRGQHVVLLDADPQSSALDWTQRRSQQGLPRLFSAVGLARETLHQEAPELARRADHVVIDGPPRIAALARSALLAAERVLIPVQPSPYDLWASAEMVALIREAQVFRPTLRAAFVINRRVSTTVIGREARGALAEQPLPALRAEVHQRIVFADSVAAGRLARETAPDSAAAREITALVDELLRWPT; via the coding sequence ATGATCGTCGCGCTGCTCAATCAGAAAGGCGGCGTGGGCAAGACCACGCTCGCCACCCACATCGCCGGCGAGCTGGCGATGCGCGGCCAGCATGTCGTGCTGCTGGACGCCGACCCCCAAAGCTCCGCGCTGGACTGGACGCAGCGCCGCAGCCAGCAAGGTTTGCCAAGGCTGTTCAGCGCCGTGGGCCTCGCACGCGAAACCCTGCACCAGGAGGCACCAGAACTCGCCAGGCGGGCCGATCACGTCGTCATCGACGGCCCGCCGCGCATCGCCGCCTTGGCACGCTCCGCGCTGCTGGCGGCCGAGCGCGTGCTGATCCCGGTGCAGCCCAGCCCCTACGACCTGTGGGCCAGCGCTGAGATGGTGGCGCTGATCCGCGAGGCGCAAGTCTTTCGGCCTACGCTGCGCGCGGCCTTCGTCATCAACCGGCGCGTCAGTACCACCGTCATCGGACGCGAAGCACGCGGCGCGCTGGCTGAGCAGCCGCTTCCTGCGCTGCGCGCGGAAGTACATCAACGCATCGTGTTCGCCGACAGCGTGGCCGCTGGCCGGCTGGCACGCGAGACGGCACCGGACAGCGCCGCCGCGCGCGAAATCACTGCGCTGGTGGACGAACTGCTGCGGTGGCCGACATGA